In the Diachasmimorpha longicaudata isolate KC_UGA_2023 chromosome 1, iyDiaLong2, whole genome shotgun sequence genome, one interval contains:
- the LOC135166091 gene encoding histone H2A, with protein MSGRGKGGKVKGKSKTRSTRAGLQFPVGRIHRLLRKGNYAERVGAGAPVYLAAVMEYLAAEVLELAGNAARDNKKTRIIPRHLQLAIRNDEELNKLLSGVTIAQGGVLPNIQAVLLPKKTEKSSS; from the coding sequence ATGTCTGGCCGTGGCAAAGGTGGCAAAGTTAAGGGAAAGTCCAAGACTCGTTCAACCAGAGCTGGTCTGCAGTTCCCAGTTGGACGTATCCATCGTCTTCTCCGCAAAGGAAATTATGCCGAACGTGTTGGTGCCGGAGCACCAGTTTACTTGGCTGCAGTAATGGAATACTTAGCAGCTGAGGTTCTCGAGTTGGCAGGCAACGCCGCTCGTGATAACAAGAAGACTAGGATCATCCCTAGACATCTCCAATTGGCCATTCGTAACGACGAGGAGTTGAACAAGCTTCTGTCAGGAGTTACCATCGCTCAGGGTGGTGTACTGCCCAACATCCAGGCTGTTCTTTTACCCAAAAAGACCGAAAAGAGCAGCTCATAA